CATCAGACTCTATTTTCATTCTTCCGCCTCTGCCATAACCCTGTTGTCTTCGCTTGAGTTCCTTATTAATTTCTTCTTTTGAAATTGGTATACCAGCAGGTATTCCTTCAATTATACCAGTAAGTCCTTTACCATGCGATTCTCCAGCTGTAAGAAATCTGAGCATAGGCATATTTTAAAAAATCTTAGCTTATTTTTTCATCTTTAAAAATGCTTTGCATTTTATTCATGCGAAGACGAGGAACTAAAATAAACAATTTTTCTACCACCAAGATGCATAGGAATGTTATCAGCAATCCAGATGCCTTTCTTAAAATATCTTTCATCAGCCTTTGATTCAACAACATCAGATAGAAAAGCATAACATTCACCAGCATCAATTGTTTTGGTAACTTTACATTCAATAAAACCAGCACATCCTTCTATGAGAGGTGCGGAGACCTTAGATGCTTTAAACGTTTTTAGCTTTGCTTCTTTAAATTTATCAACACTTCTACCAGATTTACTTCCACATATCCATATAGCTTTAACCATATCCTTAGTAGGAATATTGATTGCGAACTCTTCTGTCTGAAGGATTAACTCTGTAGTATAATGTTCTTTTGAAACACATACAATAACCTTTGGTGGTTCTTCAGATGCTGGAGTTGCCCATGCACAAGACATAACATTGTGTTTTCCGTCTTTACCTGCAGATGTAAGTAAAAAAACAATCTTTGGATGCAAAAGCCGATAAAAGTTTTCTTTTAAGGTTATCATTTTAACCTCCTTATTGGATTTTATTTATATTTTACTGCAATTTTTTACTTTTATACTTATTTTAAGTTAAAATTAATTTATGAACGGACAGGCAAAAGGTTCATTAAAAACATTTCTAATCTGGTTAATTATAGGTATTTCAATAATTGCGCTTTTTAACATTATAAATGTTCCTCAGAAAACAGAAAAAGAAATAATATTTTCAGAATTTCTTCTTAAGGTGCAGAATTCTGAAGTAGATGAAGTTTTAATCAAGGACAATACAATAACAGGCAAATTGAAAGACGGCTCGCAATTTAAAACTTACTATATAAATTATCCAGAGCTTATAAAGGAGCTTTCTTCTCATGGTGTAAAAATTTCAGTTAAACCTCCTGATCAGACACCATGGTATATTAATTTTCTCATATCATGGGGACCTGTGATTTTTCTTGTATTCTTATGGATTTTATTTATGAAGCAGATGCAAGCAGGAAGTAGCCGTGCAATGTCATTTGGTAAAGCAAGAGCAAAAATGATTTCAAATAAATCAGTTAAAGTAACTTTTTCAGATGTTGCAGGTATTGAAGAAGTAAAAGAAGAAGTAAAAGAAATTGTTGATTTTCTTACGAATCCTCAAAAATATATAAAGCTCGGAGCAAAAATTCCTAAGGGCATTTTACTTGTTGGTTCGCCTGGTACAGGTAAGACTCTTCTTGCAAAAGCAATTGCCGGTGAGGCAGGTGTTCCTTTCTTTTCCATATCTGGGTCAGATTTTGTTGAGATGTTTGTTGGAGTTGGTGCAAGCAGAGTCAGAGACCTTTTTGATCAGGCAAAGAAAAACTCACCATGCATTGTTTTCATTGATGAGATAGATGCAGTTGGGAGACAACGTGGAGCAGGTCTTGGTGGAGGACATGATGAAAGAGAGCAGACTCTCAATCAGCTTCTTGTTGAGATGGATGGATTTGAAAGTAATGAAGGAATAATTGTACTTGCAGCTACAAATAGACCTGATGTCTTAGACCCTGCACTTTTAAGACCTGGAAGGTTTGATCGTCAGATTGTTGTTCCTCTTCCTGATGTAAAAGGAAGACTTGAAATACTCAAAGTTCATACAAAGAAGATTCTTCTTAACAGTGATGTTGATCTTGAAAAGATTGCAAGAGGAACTCCGGGATTTTCAGGAGCAGACCTTGCAAATTTAGTAAATGAAGCTGCGCTAATCGCTGCCAGAAGAAATAGCGATACTGTGCATATGAATGATTTTGAAGCTGCAAAGGATAAGGTTTTGATGGGCGTTGAAAGAAAAAGTATGGTTTTGAGCGAAGAAGAAAGGAGAATTACAGCATATCATGAGGCAGGACATGCTCTTGTTGCAAAACTTACACCCGCAACTGACCCAATTCATAAAGTTAGCATAATTCCAAGAGGAAGGGCTCTCGGAGTAACCCAGCAGCTTCCACTTGATGATCGCTACACTTACTCAAGAGAATATCTCTATGGTACACTCAAAGTTCTTCTTGGAGGAAGAGTTGCAGAAGAAATAGCACTTGGAACGATGACAACAGGTGCTGGAAATGATCTTGAAAGAGCTACAGAACTTGCTCGCAAGATGGTTACTGAGTGGGGAATGAGCGAAAGGATGGGACCGCTGACATTTGGTAAAAGAGAAGAGCATGTATTTCTTGGAAGAGAAATTGCAAAACACAGAGACTATTCTGATAAAACCGCTGAAGAGATAGATGAGGAAACAAAGAGAATTGTAACTGAGGCTTATAGTCAGACCAGAGAATTACTTGAACAGAATAGAACAATTCTTGATGCAATCGCCAGAGCTTTACTTGAAAGAGAAACTCTTGAAGGTCCTGAAATAGAGGAGCTCATTTCAGAGAGCAAAAAGGCTGCATGAAGCTCAAGTTTCATAATTTTGAGTTCAATTTTCTCAAAAAAACCTACATAATGGGAATTATCAATGTAACCCCTGATTCTTTTTTTGATGGTGGAAAATATTTCAATTTTCAGAAAGCAGTTGATCACGCATTTCGTTTAATTGATGAAGGTGCTGATATACTTGATATTGGTGGAGAATCAACACGTCCTGGAGCAGAACCAGTAAGTATTGATGAAGAACTTAGAAGAGTTATACCGGTGATTGAAGCAATTTCAAAGAGAATTTCCATTCCTATTTCCATTGATACATACAAAGCTCGTGTTGCAGAAGAAGCAATTAAGGCAGGTGCAACTATTATAAATGATATAAGTGGATTGAGATTTGACCCTCAGATGTCAACAATAGCAAGTAAATACAAAGTTCCTGTTATTGTCATGCATATAAAAGGAACACCCAAAGATATGCAGAAAAATCCTTACTATGAGGCTCTTATCCCTGAAATTATTGAATATTTGAGGGACTCTGTGGTTATTGCCAAACAGGCAGGAGTTGATGAGAATATGATAATTATTGACCCAGGTATTGGATTTGGTAAGTTACCTGAACACAATCTTACAATAATAAAAAATCTCAGAGAATTTTCTAATCTGGGGAAGCCATTACTTATTGGAGTCTCAAGAAAGAGTTTTATTGGTAAAGTTTTAAATGAAAGTTTACCTGAGAAAAGACTTGAAGGTACTGCTTCAGCTGTTGCTATATCAGTTATTAATGGAGCAAATATTGTAAGAGTCCATGATGTGGGATTTATGGCTAAAGTTGTAAAAATGGCTGATGCTATTAAATTCAGCTAAATTACATCTTTTCAGGAGCTTTAACTCCAAGCATTCTGAGTCCATGTTTTAAAACAAACATTATAGCCTTGCACAGACTGAGTCTTGTTTCTGTTAATTCATCATTTTCAGAGATAACTCTGTATTTGTGGTAATAACTGTGAAACAATGCCGCAAGTTCCTGTAAATAAAATGTTATTCTATGTGGTTCTCTCATTTGAACGCTCAGTTCAAAAATCATTGGATAA
The Thermodesulfovibrio yellowstonii DSM 11347 DNA segment above includes these coding regions:
- the ftsH gene encoding ATP-dependent zinc metalloprotease FtsH, whose product is MNGQAKGSLKTFLIWLIIGISIIALFNIINVPQKTEKEIIFSEFLLKVQNSEVDEVLIKDNTITGKLKDGSQFKTYYINYPELIKELSSHGVKISVKPPDQTPWYINFLISWGPVIFLVFLWILFMKQMQAGSSRAMSFGKARAKMISNKSVKVTFSDVAGIEEVKEEVKEIVDFLTNPQKYIKLGAKIPKGILLVGSPGTGKTLLAKAIAGEAGVPFFSISGSDFVEMFVGVGASRVRDLFDQAKKNSPCIVFIDEIDAVGRQRGAGLGGGHDEREQTLNQLLVEMDGFESNEGIIVLAATNRPDVLDPALLRPGRFDRQIVVPLPDVKGRLEILKVHTKKILLNSDVDLEKIARGTPGFSGADLANLVNEAALIAARRNSDTVHMNDFEAAKDKVLMGVERKSMVLSEEERRITAYHEAGHALVAKLTPATDPIHKVSIIPRGRALGVTQQLPLDDRYTYSREYLYGTLKVLLGGRVAEEIALGTMTTGAGNDLERATELARKMVTEWGMSERMGPLTFGKREEHVFLGREIAKHRDYSDKTAEEIDEETKRIVTEAYSQTRELLEQNRTILDAIARALLERETLEGPEIEELISESKKAA
- a CDS encoding flavin reductase family protein gives rise to the protein MITLKENFYRLLHPKIVFLLTSAGKDGKHNVMSCAWATPASEEPPKVIVCVSKEHYTTELILQTEEFAINIPTKDMVKAIWICGSKSGRSVDKFKEAKLKTFKASKVSAPLIEGCAGFIECKVTKTIDAGECYAFLSDVVESKADERYFKKGIWIADNIPMHLGGRKIVYFSSSSSHE
- the folP gene encoding dihydropteroate synthase encodes the protein MKLKFHNFEFNFLKKTYIMGIINVTPDSFFDGGKYFNFQKAVDHAFRLIDEGADILDIGGESTRPGAEPVSIDEELRRVIPVIEAISKRISIPISIDTYKARVAEEAIKAGATIINDISGLRFDPQMSTIASKYKVPVIVMHIKGTPKDMQKNPYYEALIPEIIEYLRDSVVIAKQAGVDENMIIIDPGIGFGKLPEHNLTIIKNLREFSNLGKPLLIGVSRKSFIGKVLNESLPEKRLEGTASAVAISVINGANIVRVHDVGFMAKVVKMADAIKFS